A genomic stretch from Puntigrus tetrazona isolate hp1 chromosome 6, ASM1883169v1, whole genome shotgun sequence includes:
- the slc15a1b gene encoding solute carrier family 15 member 1b has protein sequence MEDKEEQRTKKTKNRPSCLGYPVSIFFIVVNEFCERFSYYGMKAVLVLYFKYFIGWDNDLSTTIYHTFVALCYLTPILGAIIADSWLGKFKTIVYLSIVYTIGQVVMAISAIHDITDTDRDGTPDNMTFHIAMSMLGLMLIALGTGGIKPCVAAFGGDQFEDHQEKQRSTFFSIFYLSINAGSLLSTLITPILRAQECGIYSKQSCFPLAFGVPAALMVVALIVFVVGHKMYIMESPKGNILLQVMKCIGFAVKNRFNHRSKQYPKREHWMDWAEEKYEKLLIAQVKMVLKVLFLYIPLPMFWALFDQQGSRWTLQATTMNGNFGAFIIQPDQMQIVNPILIVIMVPIMDSAVYPLIKKCHINFTPLRRMTVGMLLAALAFVAAALLQIQIDQTMPSFPSSSQTQVKFLNLENAPLPVIVEGQEQFDVPGLSSNEYMMLDTEDVVVSAGGQNATVSFEMKTRHTVLINNNGILQTLNDITEKPNQGLNAIRFVNGFRSHLNFTIKSDNLGPIAPLKGSGYFNVTHGKANFTITNEEGETCHYILQLGFGSSYTVLIPGNFSFGQSCADTINAIQDIEPNGIHMAWQVIQYFLMTCGEVVFSVTGLDFSYSQAPSNMKSVLQAGWLLTVAVGNIIVLIVAEAGSLPDQWAEYVLFACLLVAVSIIFAVMAYFYTYIDPTEIEAKFMELEPEDKKKKELEMTTRDNLAYANNETPEKTDAKQTKI, from the exons ATGGAAG ACAAAGAGGAACAAAGGACAAAGAAGACCAAAAACAGG CCAAGTTGCTTGGGATATCCGGTCAGCATATTTTTCATTGTGGTGAATGAGTTCTGTGAGCGATTCTCCTACTATGGCATGAAAG CGGTGCTGGTGCTGTACTTCAAGTATTTCATCGGTTGGGACAATGATTTGTCCACCACCATCTACCACACCTTCGTGGCTCTGTGCTACCTGACACCCATCCTGGGGGCCATCATTGCAGACTCATGGCTGGGGAAGTTCAA GACTATCGTGTATCTGTCCATAGTATACACCATCGGCCAGGTGGTCATGGCGATCAGTGCCATCCATGACATCACAGATACCGACCGAGACGGTACACCTGACAACATGACCTTCCATAT tgcCATGTCCATGCTGGGACTCATGCTCATTGCTTTGGGAACCGGAGGTATTAAACCCTGTGTGGCGGCATTTGGAGGAGATCAGTTTGAAGACCATCAG gaaaAACAAAGAAGTACATTCTTTTCCATATTTTATCTGTCCATTAACGCTGGCAGTCTTCTCTCCACTCTCATCACGCCCATCCTGAGAG CTCAAGAGTGTGGTATCTACTCGAAGCAAAGTTGTTTCCCGCTGGCTTTTGGAGTCCCTGCAGCTCTCATGGTGGTTGCCCTCA TTGTGTTCGTCGTAGGCcacaaaatgtacattatgGAATCCCCCAAAGGCAACATCCTGCTGCAAGTCATGAAATGCATTGGA TTTGCAGTTAAGAACCGTTTCAATCACCGCAGTAAGCAATACCCCAAGAGAGAGCACTGGATGGACTGGGCGGAAGAGAAATATGAA AAACTCCTGATCGCTCAGGTGAAGATGGTGTTGAAGGTTCTGTTCCTCTATATCCCTCTGCCAATGTTCTGGGCTTTATTTGACCAGCAG GGCTCCCGCTGGACTCTTCAAGCCACCACTATGAATGGTAACttt GGAGCATTTATAATTCAGCCAGATCAGATGCAG ATTGTGAACCCCATACTGATTGTGATAATGGTGCCGATCATGGACTCTGCAGTGTATCCCCTTATCAAGAAATGCCATATTAACTTCAC GCCCCTGCGGAGGATGACTGTTGGTATGCTGCTGGCCGCGTTGGCATTTGTGGCTGCTGCTCTTTTGCAGATTCAAATAGAC CAAACAATGCCTAGCTTCCCATCAAGCTCTCAAACCCAGGTGAAGTTCCTGAACCTGGAGAACGCACCACTGCCTGTTATAGTGGAGGGGCAAGAACAGTTTGATGTTCCTGGTTTG TCCTCTAATGAATACATGATGCTCGACACCGAGGACGTTGTGGTTTCTGCCGGAGGACAAAACGCTACAGTTTCTTTCGAGATGAAAACGAGGCACACagttttgataaataataacgGAATACTACAAACA cTCAATGACATAACCGAGAAACCGAATCAAGGCTTGAATGCGATCAG GTTTGTGAACGGCTTCAGATCTCATCTGAACTTCACAATAAAGTCTGATAATCTGGGTCCCATCGCTCCCTTAAAAGGATCAGGCTACTTCAACGTGACCCACGGCAA AGCCAACTTTACCATTACAAACGAAGAAGGAGAGACGTGCCACTACATCCTTCAACTGGGCTTCGGAAGCTCCTACACAGTCCTGATCCCAGGAAACTTCAGTTTTGGACAATCT TGTGCAGATACCATCAACGCAATCCAGGACATTGAACCGAACGGCATCCACATGGCCTGGCAGGTCATTCAGTACTTCTTGATGACCTGTGGAGAAGTGGTCTTCTCCGTCACTGGCCTGGACTTCTCCTATTCACAG GCACCAAGCAATATGAAGTCGGTTCTCCAGGCCGGTTGGCTGTTGACTGTTGCAGTGGGAAACATCATTGTGCTCATCGTGGCTGAGGCAGGCTCACTTCCAGATCAG TGGGCAGAATACGTGCTGTTTGCATGTCTCCTGGTGGCCGTGAGTATCATCTTCGCGGTCATGGCTTACTTCTACACCTACATAGACCCGACGGAAATTGAGGCTAAATTTATGGAGCTTGAGCCAGAagataagaaaaagaaagagcttGAAATGACGACTAGAGACAATTTGGCCTACGCAAACAACGAGACGCCAGAAAAAACAGACGCCAAACAGACGAAGATCTAG